GTTCGGCGCCCTTCCGACGCTGACCGCCGCCGCGGCCGCGACCTCCCGTCTGCGGCTGGGCACCCTCGTCACCTCGCCGAACTTCCGGCACCCGGTCACCCTCGCCAAGGAACTGATCTCGCTCGACGACATCAGCGACGGCCGGATCACCCTGGGCATCGGCGCCGGCGGCAACGGCTTCGACGCCACCGCGCTCGGCCAGGTCCCCTGGGAGCCGCGGGAACGGGCCGACCGTTTCGCCGAGTTCGTCGGGCTGCTGGACCGGCTGCTGGCCCAGGATGTCGTCTCCTACGCCGGCGACCACTACTCCGCGCACGAGGTCCGCAACATCCCCGGCTGTGTGCAGCGGCCGCGTCTGCCGTTCGCGGTGGCGGCCACCGGTCCGCGCGGGCTGAAGCTGGCCGCCCAGTACGGCCAGGCCTGGGTGACGACCGGGGATCCCAAGGTCTCCAACGGGGGCGGAACGCCGGAGGAGTCGCGGGAGGCGGTTCGCGGGCAGATCGAGCGGCTGGGGAAGGCCTGCGCCGATCAGGGCCGGGAGCCGGCCGACCTGCAGAAGATCATGCTGACCGGCTTCACCCCGGACCGCCCGCTGGATTCCGTGGACGCGTTCGTCGACTTCGCCGGACGCCACGCCGAACTGGGCATCGACGAGCTGGTCCTTCACTGGCCGATCGCCGATTCGGTCTTCGAGGCCGACGTTGCGGTCTTCGAACGGATCGCGACGGAGGGGCTGGGGCAGCTGGCCGCCCGGTAGGCGGAGCTCCGGAGGCGCCTCCCGGGGCCGCAGGACGTCCCGGCGGCCCCGGGAGGCGCGGCATCCCCTGGAGCCCTGGGAGCCCCGGCGTCGGAGGCGCCCGACAGCCCGACGCGCCCGGCACTCCCCTGGCCTGGGCTTTACCCCGCATATAGCTCCGAAGAGGGAGAATTGGGGCAGCGGGGCGCGGTGTGCGTCCCGCGGCGCGCGGTGCGCGGACGCGACGCGAGCGGTCGGCGCAGTGCGCGAACTGCGGTGCTTTCGGAGGAGCCATGGCACAGACCCGATTCGCCCCGGACCGCGGGCTGACCACACGCATGGTCACCACGATGTTCTTCATCGGGCTGCTGTACGTCGTGGTCGTCGGCGTGCTGGTGGTGCTGCTCAAGGGCGCGTGGGTGGTGGTGCTGCTGATCGCGGGCGCCCTGTTCATCGCGCAGTTCTGGTTCAGCGACCGGATCGCGGCATTCAGCATGGGTGCGCGCGAGGTCACACCGGAGCAGGCGCCCGAGCTGCACGGCGCCGTCGACCGGCTGTGTGCGCTGGCCGATATGCCCAAGCCGCGGGTGGCGATCGCCGAGTCGGATGTGCCGAACGCCTTCGCCACCGGCCGCGGTCAGCAGAACTCCCTGGTGTGTGCCACCACCGGGCTGCTCAGGCGGCTGGAGCCGGAGGAGCTGGAGGGGGTGCTGGCCCACGAGCTCTCGCATGTCGCGCACCGCGACGTCGCGGTGATGACCATCGCCTCGTTCCTCGGCGTGCTGGCCGGGATCATCACCCGGGCCGCCCTGTGGAGCGGCATCGGGCGCAACAACCGGGACCAGAACGCGGCCATCGCGGTGCTCATCGTGACCGCCGTGAGCGTGGTCGTCTACGCGATCAGCTTCCTCCTGACCCGGCTGCTGTCCCGTTACCGTGAGCTGTCCGCCGACCGGGCCGCCGCCCTGCTGACCGGCCGCCCTTCGGCACTGGCCGCCGCGCTGACCAAGGTCACCGGCCAGATCGCGAGGATCCCCACCGAGGATCTGCGCAAGGCCCAGCCGTTCAACGCCTTCTACTTCGCCCCGGCGTTCAACAAGGAGACCTTCAGCCGGCTGCTGTCCTCGCACCCGACGCTGGAACAGCGGCTGGACCAACTGGCCAGGATCTCCGCGGAGCTGGGGCGGGCGTGATGAGTGGAGTGGCCGGGGCGGATGTGACGAGCGGCGCGGAGGCGACGACCGGCGCCATCAGGCCGGAGGTATCGAGCAAGGAGTACGTCACGCATGGGATTTCTTGACGCCATCCTCGGCCGCAGCAAACCGGTACGCCCTGATCTCGACCAGCTCTTCGCGCTGCCGTCCGCCGCGGTCACCCTCCAGGCCGCGGCCGGATTCGAACCCACCGGCCTGGGGTCGGTGTGTTTCGCCAGCGTCGAGGGCGGGACGTTCGCGCGCATCCAGGAGGAGGCCCGGTCGCTGCTGGACGGTTCGGTGGAGTTCACACAGGACGCGTACGGCTATACCTGGCTGCTCGCGCGGCATCCGCCCGAGGACGTAGCGGGCCTGGTCAACGACCTGCACGCGGTCAATACCTCGCTGGAGGAGGCGGGGTTCGGGCCGCAGCTGCTGTGTTCGCTGGTGGGCTTCCGTGACGAACGGCAGCGGTCGCTGGCGCTGGTCTACCTCTACAAGCGCGGCACGTTCTACCCCTTCTCTCCCAAGGGGGGCGGCGGCGAGAAGCGCGACAACCCGCTCGAACTGGAGGTGCGGGCGATGCTCGGGGACGACCTGACCATCGAGCAGGATCTGGCGCGGTGGTTCCCGGTGTGGGGGGCGCCGGGCCTCTGAGGGAGCGGCCTGCCGGGCCGGTGTGGGTGTGGGGGGCAGGGCGGTGGGCCCCGGCCGTCTGGGCACCCCGTTTCCGGCGCTGTCCTACGGGAGCGAGGGCTCAGCCCGGGAAACGCAGGTACGGGGCCGGTACCCGGCTGGTGAGCCAGACGCCGTTCGCGCTGACCCGGAAGACGTGGCCGGCGCGGTGCATCGCCCCCGCGTCCACGGTCAGGACCACGGGCTTGCCGCGCCGTGCGCCCACCCGGGTCGCGGTCTCGCGGTCGGGCGAGAGATGGACGGCATGCCGCGACATCGGCCGCAGCCCCTCCTCCCGGATGGCGGCCACATTGCGGGCCACCGTGCCGTGGAAGAGATGGGCGGGTGGTTCGGCCGGCGGCAGATCGAGATCGACCTGCACCGAATGGCCCTGCTGGGCCCGGATCCGGTCGTTCTCCATGGCGTAGCGCTGCTTGTCGTTGTCGGCGACCACCGCTGCCAACTCCGCCCGGGAAAAACGGAATCCATGCCGTGCGGCCGCTGAAATGAGCTCTTCCACGGACACCCAGCCCTGGGCGTCGAGAGCGATACCGATCCGCTCCGGTTCATGGCGCAGATGTTTCGCCAGGTACTTCGAGATGCGCACGGAGCGCTGGTTGTCCATGTCTCCAGGGTGCCGCGCGCGGCATGCGACGGCACCTGAATTGTGGACGGGGAGACGGTGGGGCGGCCGCCCGGCGGACTCTGCCTGCCTTCGCGCTACTCCGCTTCGTTCTGCCGGTCTTCCTTCTCCGGGCCTTTCTTCCCCTGGCCTTCCTTCTGCCGGCCTCCCTCGTGCTGCTTCCTCGCGAGTTCGCTGGCCCTTTTCGCCTTTGCGCTGGTCACCTCATCGGCTGCCCAACGGGCCCATTCCTCCTGGGTCGCCGACATCCGCAGCCCGTACTCCAGCGCGATCCGCCCGTAGACCGAAATCATTTCCTCGTCCCACTCGGCGGTCTCTTCGACGTGCTCGAGCGTGGCACGGGTACGAGCGGCGCGCTCGGCCTGATGCAGGAGGAAGGCCTGTGCCTCGAGAGGCGTCACGATGCCGAGGAAGAAGACGCGCAGCAGGCCGTCATCGCGAGGGGGGCCGCCGGGTTCGACGTCGGTGAGCCAGTGGCGCAACTGCGCCAGGCCGTCCTCGGTGATCGCGTACTCCTTGCGGCCGCGGGGGCCGTGGGCGGCGATCTCGACGAGTCCGGCGGCCGTGAGCTTGGTGAGCTCGCCGTACACCTGGCTCTGTGTGGCCGGCCAGACGTTCGACAACGAGGCGTTGAACAGCTTCATCAGGTCGTATCCGCTTGCCGGGGCCTCGGCCAGCAGGCCCAGCACTGCATGTCTCAGGCTCATGACCGGCACATTACCTTCCACTGTTGACATGTCAAAGGTAGAGGTTCTACATTCGACATGTCGAAGTTGGAATGTGTGGCAGGTTGCGGCGACTCCGCCCCGGCGTTGAGGCACGCGGCCGTGCAGGAAGAGGGGGAATCATGAACTACCTGCGGAGCTTCATTCCGTGGCTGGTCTTTGCGGGGGTGGGCGCCGCCGGCTGGCAGTGGGGGGCGCTCGCCGGCCTGCTGATAGCCGTGGCGCTGCTCATCGCCGACCGCGCCGCGGGCCTTTCGCTCGACTACCGGCTGCTGGAGTACGGCACGATTCTGTTCTTCGCGGGCCTCAGTGTGCTGGCCTTCGCCCGTCCCGACAGCGGACTCAAGATGTACGGCAGTGCCTTGTCGCAGGGCTGGCTGGCGCTCATCGCCTGGGTGTCGATCGCCGTCCGGAGGCCCTTCACGATGGGGATCGCGCGACGGATGGCTCCGCCCGAGGTCTGGCACACCCCGCTGTTCCGCCGCATCAACGTCGTGCTCACGGCCACGTGGGCGCTGTCCTTCACGCTCACCGCTATCGCCCAGACCGTCGCCTCTCTCCAAGCCTGGAACGTCATCGTCTCGATCGCCCTCCAGGTCGCCGGATTCGTCCTTCCCATCCGCTTCACCGCCGCCTACCCGGAGCGGGCCCGCGCCCGCTTCTTGGGGAACTCCGGCGTGCGGGCCGACGCCCAAGGAGACCTGGCCGTATGACCACCACACCCCCGACCACCGCAACCGCATCGACCGCTCCCGCACCCCACATGGCCGGCAACTTCGCCCCGGTGAAGGACGAGGTGACCGCCTACGACCTCCCGGTCACGGGCACGATCCCGCCCGAGCTCACCGGCTGGTTCCTGCGGAACGGCCCCAACCCGAGGGACGCCGCCTCTGCGCACTGGTTCTTCGGCGACGGCATGGTCCACGGCCTGCGCCTGGAGGGCGGCCGGGCCGTCTCCTACCGCAACCGCTGGGTCCGCACCTCCACCTTCGAAGGCGAACCCACGGTGGACGCGCAGGGCCGCCGCAACCTGGCGGCGGGCGTGGCCAACACCCATATCGTCCGGCATGCCGGGCGCACTCTCGCCCTGGTCGAGTCGTCCTTGCCGTACGAGATCGACTGCCGCCCCGGCCATGAAATGGAGACTCTCGGCGCCCATGACTTCGGGGGCCGGCTCACCACCGCCATGACCGCCCATCCCAAAACGTGCCCCACCACCGGCGAGCTGCATTTCTTTGGATACGGCGGCTCCACCCCGCCCTATCTCACCTACCACCGTGCCGACGCGTCAGGGGAGTTGGTGATCAGCCGCCCCATCGATGTTCCGGGCCACACGATGATGCACGACTTCCATCTGACCGCCGGCCATGTCATCTTCATGGACCTCCCGGTCGTCCACGACCGCAGCCGCCCCGGCATGCCGTTTGCCTGGGATCCGGAGTACGGCGCCCGGCTCGGGGTGCTGCGGCGTGACGACCCCTATGGCGAGGTCCGCTGGCTGCCCATCGACCCTTGCTACGTCTTCCACGCCCTGAATGCCCATGACGAGGGGGACCAGCGGATCGTTCTGTATGTGTCCCGCTACGCCGAATTCGGCGGGAGGACCCCGGCACACCTCTGGCGCTGGACCATCGACCTCACCACGGGCATGGTCGCCGAGGAGCAGCTCGACGACCGGTTCTGCGAGTTCCCGAGGGTGGATGACCGGCTCGCCGGGCTGCCGGCCCGCTTCGGCCATGCCACCACCGGTGAGCTGCCGGGCAGCGGCCCGATACCCGGTGCCTTGCTCCGTTACGACCTGCAGACCGGTGCGGTCGTCCGGCATGACTTCGGCCCGGGGCGTACTCCCGCCGAGGCTGTCTTCGCCCCGGCGGACGACCGCCCGGGAGGTCCGGGCTGGCTGATCACTTATGTCTACGACGCCTCCACGGACACCAGCGATCTCGTCGTGCTCGACACGGAGGACATATCCGCCGCCCCCGTCGCCACGGTCCATCTGCCGCAGCGGGTGCCGTACGGATTCCACGGCAACTGGCTCCCCGATCCGGTCAGTTGAGGTAGTGAGGGGCGTCATGAGGGGACCCGGGCCGCGCAGGATCTGATCCTTGACAACTCAAGACTGCGTACGGCGGGGCCGGGCGGGGCTCGGGGTGGACGCTGGGTGGCGTTCAGGGGGCGCCGGGCCCGGCAGCGGTTCGGTGCTCCGGGTGGGCACCGGCCGCGTCGCCCCTCGGCGCGGTCCTGCTTGCGTCCGACGCCAGGGCGTCCATGGTGCGGGCCTGTACCTCCCGGTGTACGGCAGCGGCGATGAAGGCGGCCGTGTGCTCCGCGCCCACCAAAGCCCGCACCGCCTGCACGGCTTCGGCGGGGAGCAGCACCGTTTCCGCCACCACGGCGGGGCCGGGCGCGGTACGAGGGGCCGCGGCCTGCCCGGAGTCGGCCGTCACTGCCGACGCCTGGACCCGCGCCTCGACGGACCCGATCGCCTCTGCCGGTAGTGCCTCGCGGAGGTGATGGCGCAGGTAGCCGGTGGCGAGGGTGCGCATGGCGCGGGCGAGTTCGGCGTCAATCGTCTGCTGGGCCAGAGGGCGCAGCCGGCGTACGAGGACGGCGGCCTCCGCGGCCCCGGCCTCGCTGGGCGGGTGGTCCAGGAAGGGCTGGAAGACATGCTCGGTGGTGAAGTCCAGGAAGCGGGAGGCGATGTGCTCGACCTCGACCCGCACCTCCCGCAGATGGCCGGTGATCGCCAGAAGCGGGACGCCGGCGGAGTGCAGTTCGGCGGCGACGGCGAGTTCCTGCGGGCTGGGGACGAGAAACGTGTCGTCCTCGCCGGGGATCCTTTCCAGGACGCCGAGTTCGACGGCCTCGGCGATCGCCTCCTCATAGGAGGAGCCCCCGAAGGCGGCGTCCAGGTCCGGGCGGCTGACGCGGGACGCCTCCTCGTCGGTCCACGGCCCGTCGATCTCGGCGACCAGGCCCAGGACCCCGCCGAGGCCGAGTCCTGCGTCCCAGGCATCCAGGAGTTCCTTGATGCTGGCGAGGGAGTATCCGCGGTCGAGCAGATCGGCGATCTGGCGCAGCCGGGTCAGATGGGTGTCGCCGTAGACATTGGCCCGGCCCCGGCGCTCCGGGCGGGGGAGCAGCCCGCGGTCCTGATAGGCGCGGATCGTGCGGACCGTGGCGCCGCTGAGGTGCGCCAGGTCCTCAATGCGGTATTCGCCCTTCGGCGGCTGCTCGGTCACTGGGGTGCTCCTTACGAGAGACGGCAGCGCATAGAGGCCGGGACTGCGGCCGAGCCCGGCTGCGGATGCGTGCCGGGATCCGGGCCGAGCCCCGGCTGCCGGCCGGGCGTCCGGCCTTACAGCCGCGGCTCGAAGCGGGCAAGGGCGCGCAGCGCGCGGGGGGCGAAGCGGGACATCAGGTGGGCGCCGCGGGCTTCGGGGGTGACCGGCACCACCGCCTGGTTGCGGACGACCGCACGCACAATGGCGTCGGCGACCTTCTCCGGAGGGTAGTTGCGCAGCCTGTACATCCGCGAGGCCCTTGCCTGGCGGCGCTTCTCCTCGTCGGCCGGGACACCGGTGAAGCGGGCCGTTGCGGTGATGCCGGTGTTGACCAGCCCGGGACAGATGGCCGAGACGCCGATGCCCTGACCGGCCAGTTCGGCACGCAGGCACTCGCTGAGCATCAGAACGGCCGCCTTGGACGTGCTGTAGGCGGGCAGCACCCTCGACGGCTGGAAGGCGGCAGCCGAGGCGATATTGACGATGTGGCCGCCCTGCCCGCGGTCTGTCATCCGCTTGCCGAAGACCCGGCAGCCATGAATGACGCCCCACAGGTTGACGTCCAGCACCTTCTTCCAGTCCTCGGTGCCGGTCTGCAGGAAGGGGCCGGACATGCCGATGCCTGCGTTGTTCACCAGGACGTCGACGGTGCCGTACTCGGTGCCGACTTTGTCGGCGAGTTTTTCCATCGCCGCCTCGTCCGAGACATCGACGACCTCCGCCCAGGCTTCCGGCGCACCGACCAGCCGGGACAGCTCGGCGGTCCGCGCCGCGCCCTCGGCATCCCGGTCGACGGCGACGATCCGCGCGCCGGCCTCGGCGAAGGCGAACGCCGTCGCCCGGCCGATGCCGCCGGCCGCGCCGGTCACCAGCACCAGCTGACCGCCGAACCGGTCGGCATGCGGGCCGGATGCCGCGACCTGCTGTGCCGGGTTCCCCTCTTCCTTGGCGGTGACGAACGCACCGATCCAGGAGACGAGCTGGTCGGGGCGGGTACGCGGGACCCAGTGCTTGGCCGGGAGGGTGCGCCGCACCAGCTGGGGCGCCCACTGCTCCAGGTCGTCGTACAGCCGCCGGGAGAGGAAAGCGTCGCCGGTCGGGGTGATCAGCTGGACCGGGCAGTGCGCATAGGCGTCGCCGCGCGGGCGGCGCAGCCGGGGAAGAACATTGTCACGGTAGAGCCAGGCGCCGTGGGCGGCATCGGCCGGCAGTGAAGCGGTCGGGTAGTCACCGCCCGGCACCTTCTCCAGGCGCCGCAGGATCTGTGGCCAGCGCTTGCCGAGCGGACCCTTCCACGCCAGTTCGGGCAGCACGGGCGTGTGCAGCATGTAGACGTACCAGGACTTGGCGCTCTGGTGGAGGAGCTGGGCGGCGCGCCGGGGCGTGGGGCGCGCCATGCGCTTCTTGATCCAGTGGCCGAAGTGGTCCAGGGACGGGCCCGACATGGAGGTGAAGGAGGCGATCCGGCCCTCCGTACGGCGCACCGTGGCGAACTCCCAGGCCTGGACGGAGCCCCAGTCGTGGCCGACGAGGTGAACCGGGCGGTCGGGGCTGACGGCGTCGGCGACGGCCAGGAAGTCGTCGGTCAGCTTCTCCAGGGTGAAGCCGCCGCGCAGCGGCCGCGGAGCGGTGGACCGGCCGCAGCCCCGCACGTCGTAGAGCACCACATGGAACCGGTCGGCCAGGCCGCGGGCGACCTCGGACCACACCTCTTTGCTGTCCGGATAGCCGTGCACCAGCATCACCGTGGGCTGTGCCGGGTCCCCCAGCTCGGCGACGCACAGCTCGATGCCACCGGTCCGCACCCAGCGCTCCCGCGCGCCGTCGAGCCCCGCGCCGTTTCCGGCCCCGGGCTGCGGCCCCCGCCCCGGTCGCTGTCGCTTTCCCCGACCTCGTTCCGTGTTCACGCTGCCTTCTCCTCCTGCCGGTGCCGCACATGCGGCAGATCGTCGTCCAGCCGAAAGGCCTTCTCCTGCGGGCCCTTGGAGTCCGTCACGACCAGGACCTCCTCGAACTTCGCGCCCGTTCCCCGGAACCCGAGGCGGGGTTCGACCGCCCACAGGCACGGCTGCGTCCGGCTGCGTCAGGTGGTCGGAGAAGGCGTAGGGGCTCCACAGCGGGGATCAGCCGGCACGGGTGACCGAGATGACTGAGGCCATCGTCAACCGTCCGTCCCTGAGCGGTGCATCGCGGTACGCGTCCGTAACCTGACACTGACGAATGTGACAATGGCCGACGGCTGCGTCAAGGGGGCCTTCGGGCAGGCACCCCACCCCGACGCCCTGACCACTCGAAGCAGGAGACCCCTACGGGCACGTAATACCGCAGGGGGAGGCACATCCCACCGTCTGGTCTGACGACCGCTGTGGCCGGGGCCACTACCGTCGATGACGTGACTGTGATCGTGACCGAAAGCCTGAGCAAGCGGTACCCGCGGGTGACCGCGTTGGACCGGCTCTCCCTTGACATCGCCCCCGGCGTAACGGGCCTGGTGGGCGCCAACGGTGCCGGCAAGTCCACCCTGATCAAGATCCTTCTCGGACTGGCCCCGGCCACCGAAGGGACCGCGCACGTCCTCGGCCTGGACGTGACCAAGGACGGCGGCGCCATCCGTGAGCGGGTCGGCTATATGCCCGAGCACGACTGCCTGCCCCCGGACGTATCGGCCACCGAATTCGTCGTGCACATGGCCCGGATGTCCGGACTGCCGCCGGCCGCCGCCCGTGAGCGCACCGCGGACACCCTGCGCCACGTCGGTCTCTACGAGGAGCGCTACCGCCCCATCGGCGGCTACTCCACAGGTATGAAGCAGCGGGTGAAACTGGCCCAGGCGCTGGTCCACGACCCACAGCTGGTGTTCCTCGACGAGCCCACCAACGGCCTCGACCCGGCCGGGCGGGACGAGATGCTCGGTCTGATCCGGCGCGTGCACACCGACTTCGGGATCTCCGTCCTGGTGACCTCCCACCTCCTCGGTGAGCTGGAGCGGACCTGTGATCATGTCGTCGTCATCGACGGCGGCGCACTGCTGCGCTCCTCCTCGACGGATGAGTTCACACAGGTCACGGCCTCGCTGGCGGTCGAGGTCACGGACACCGATGCCCATCCGGACGGCACCGCGGCGCTGCGCGCGGCCCTGGCCGCCGCCGGAGCCACCGTCACCACCGGCGCTGCCGGTTCGGAAAGCCTCGCCTCGGCCGGGCACCTCCTGTACGTCGAGGCGGCCGGAGAGGAGACCTACGACCTGGTGCGGGACACCGTCGCCGGACTCGGGCTCGGCCTGATCCGGATGGAACAGCGCCGGCACCGGATCGCCGAGGTCTTCCGCGATGCGGACGCGGCGCACGACACCCCCGCCACCGAAGGCGCCCCGAGCGCCCCGTATGCCACCCAGGACGGAGGCGCCCACGATGTCGCCTGAGCCCACGACTTCCGCGCCCGCGACTTCCGCGCCCGTGACGTCCGCATCCGCCGCGCCGGGTGGCGCCTATATCCACAACATCGGCTACCGCCACTACGACGGTCCCCGTCTGGGCCGCGCCTACGCCCGGCGGTCGCTGTTCTCGCAGAGCCTGCGCGGTTCCTACGGTCTGGGCCGCTCGGCCAAGAGCAAGGTGCTGCCGATGCTGCTCTTCGCGGTGATGTGCCTACCCGCCGCGATCATGGTCGCGGTGGCGGTGGTCACCAAGGCCGGCAGCCTCCCGGTCAGCTACTCCCGCTACGCCGTCTACCTCCAGGCCGTCATCGGCCTCTACCTGGCCTCCCAGGCCCCGCAGTCGGTCTCGCGTGACCTGCGCTTCAAGTCCATACCGCTGTACTTCTCCCGGCCCATCGAGCGCAGCGACTACGTGGCGTCGAAGTTCGCGGCGATGGCCGCCGCTCTGCTGATCCTCACCGGCGCCCCGCTGCTGGTCCTCTATGCCGGCGCGCTGCTGGCCGAGCTGGACTTCGCCGACCAGACCAAGGGGCTGGCACAAGGACTGGTCGCCGTGGTGCTGCTCTCCCTGCTGTTCGCCGGGATCGGCCTGGTCGTCTCCGCGGTCACACCCCGTCGTGGGTTCGGTGTCGCGGCCGTGATCGCCGTCCTCACCATTCCGTACGGTGCGGTGAGCGCCGTCCAGAACATCGCCTTCGCGCAGGGCAACGAGGCAGTCGTCGGCTGGCTGGGGCTGTTCTCCCCCATCACGCTGATCGACGGTGTGCAGTCGACCTTCCTCGGCGGCACCAGCTCCTTCCCCAACCACGTGGAGCCGTCGACCGGTGCCGGATTCGTCTATCTCCTCGTCACCCTGGCCGTCATCGTCGGCTGCTACGCCCTGCTGATGCGCCGCTACCGGAAGGCCGGCCTGTGACCGCCCCTCGCCGCCGGCTCCCGGCGGCCGGCACCCCCGGCCCGACCACCACCCTCCTAAGGAATGGGCTGCGCCCATGAGCACTCTCACCATCGACCACGTCTCGCGCTGGTTCGGCAACGTCGTCGCCGTCAACGACATCACGATGACCATCGGCCCCGGCGTGACCGGCCTGCTCGGCCCCAACGGCGCGGGCAAGTCCACGCTCATCAACATGATGGGCGGCTTCCTCGCGCCCTCCAACGGCTCGGTCACCCTCGACGGGACCACGATCTGGCGCAACGCCGGTATCTACCGTCACATCGGCATCGTCCCGGAGCGCGAGGCGATGTACGACTTCCTGACGGGGCGCGAATTCGTCCTCGCCAACGCGGAGTTGCACGGACTCGGCCGGGCGGAGGCGGCCAGGGCGCTGGCCACCGTCGAGATGGAGTACGCCCAGGACCGCAAGATCTCGACGTACAGCAAGGGCATGCGGCAGCGCGTGAAGATGGCTTCCGCGCTGGTCCACGACCCGTCCGTGCTGCTGCTCGACGAGCCGTTCAACGGCATGGACCCCCGCCAGCGGATGCAGCTGATGGAGCTGCTGCGGCAGATGGGCGACCAGGGCCGGACGGTCCTGTTCTCCTCGCACATCCTCGAAGAGGTCGAACAGCTCGCCTCCCACATCGAGGTGGTGGTGGCCGGACGGCACGCCGCGTCCGGTGACTTCCGCAAGATCCGCCGCCTGATGACGGACCGCCCGCATCGCTATCTGGTCCGGTCGGACAACGACCGGGCACTGGCCGGTGCGCTGATCGCCGACCCCTCGACGGCCGGCATCGAGGTGGACCTCGCCGAAGGCGCGCTGCGCATCCAGGCGGTCGACTTCGGCCGCTTCACCGAACTCCTGCCGCGGGTCGCCCGCGACCACGGCATCCGCCTGCTGACGGTCTCGCCCTCCGACGAGTCGCTGGAATCCGTCTTCTCCTACCTCGTAGCGGCCTGAGGCCCTGAAAGGAGCCCTGACGCATGTCCACGACCACTCCGATGGCCCCCGCCGCGCCCCCCGGCGCGCCCAAGGCCGCGCTCTTCCACCCGACCGTCGCCCGGCTCACCTACCGCGCCCTGCTCGGCCGGCGCCGGGCCCTGGTCCTCTTCGTGCTGCCTGCCCTGCTGGTGGCGCTCTCGGTGGCCGTCCGGACGCTGACC
This portion of the Streptomyces sp. 2114.4 genome encodes:
- a CDS encoding PadR family transcriptional regulator → MSLRHAVLGLLAEAPASGYDLMKLFNASLSNVWPATQSQVYGELTKLTAAGLVEIAAHGPRGRKEYAITEDGLAQLRHWLTDVEPGGPPRDDGLLRVFFLGIVTPLEAQAFLLHQAERAARTRATLEHVEETAEWDEEMISVYGRIALEYGLRMSATQEEWARWAADEVTSAKAKRASELARKQHEGGRQKEGQGKKGPEKEDRQNEAE
- a CDS encoding MerR family transcriptional regulator, whose translation is MTEQPPKGEYRIEDLAHLSGATVRTIRAYQDRGLLPRPERRGRANVYGDTHLTRLRQIADLLDRGYSLASIKELLDAWDAGLGLGGVLGLVAEIDGPWTDEEASRVSRPDLDAAFGGSSYEEAIAEAVELGVLERIPGEDDTFLVPSPQELAVAAELHSAGVPLLAITGHLREVRVEVEHIASRFLDFTTEHVFQPFLDHPPSEAGAAEAAVLVRRLRPLAQQTIDAELARAMRTLATGYLRHHLREALPAEAIGSVEARVQASAVTADSGQAAAPRTAPGPAVVAETVLLPAEAVQAVRALVGAEHTAAFIAAAVHREVQARTMDALASDASRTAPRGDAAGAHPEHRTAAGPGAP
- a CDS encoding LLM class flavin-dependent oxidoreductase, which produces MRLSTVILPVRRWSEGGREAWQRAEELGFHAAYTYDHLSWRSFRDQTWFGALPTLTAAAAATSRLRLGTLVTSPNFRHPVTLAKELISLDDISDGRITLGIGAGGNGFDATALGQVPWEPRERADRFAEFVGLLDRLLAQDVVSYAGDHYSAHEVRNIPGCVQRPRLPFAVAATGPRGLKLAAQYGQAWVTTGDPKVSNGGGTPEESREAVRGQIERLGKACADQGREPADLQKIMLTGFTPDRPLDSVDAFVDFAGRHAELGIDELVLHWPIADSVFEADVAVFERIATEGLGQLAAR
- a CDS encoding SDR family oxidoreductase, with the translated sequence MNTERGRGKRQRPGRGPQPGAGNGAGLDGARERWVRTGGIELCVAELGDPAQPTVMLVHGYPDSKEVWSEVARGLADRFHVVLYDVRGCGRSTAPRPLRGGFTLEKLTDDFLAVADAVSPDRPVHLVGHDWGSVQAWEFATVRRTEGRIASFTSMSGPSLDHFGHWIKKRMARPTPRRAAQLLHQSAKSWYVYMLHTPVLPELAWKGPLGKRWPQILRRLEKVPGGDYPTASLPADAAHGAWLYRDNVLPRLRRPRGDAYAHCPVQLITPTGDAFLSRRLYDDLEQWAPQLVRRTLPAKHWVPRTRPDQLVSWIGAFVTAKEEGNPAQQVAASGPHADRFGGQLVLVTGAAGGIGRATAFAFAEAGARIVAVDRDAEGAARTAELSRLVGAPEAWAEVVDVSDEAAMEKLADKVGTEYGTVDVLVNNAGIGMSGPFLQTGTEDWKKVLDVNLWGVIHGCRVFGKRMTDRGQGGHIVNIASAAAFQPSRVLPAYSTSKAAVLMLSECLRAELAGQGIGVSAICPGLVNTGITATARFTGVPADEEKRRQARASRMYRLRNYPPEKVADAIVRAVVRNQAVVPVTPEARGAHLMSRFAPRALRALARFEPRL
- a CDS encoding RNA 2'-phosphotransferase, giving the protein MDNQRSVRISKYLAKHLRHEPERIGIALDAQGWVSVEELISAAARHGFRFSRAELAAVVADNDKQRYAMENDRIRAQQGHSVQVDLDLPPAEPPAHLFHGTVARNVAAIREEGLRPMSRHAVHLSPDRETATRVGARRGKPVVLTVDAGAMHRAGHVFRVSANGVWLTSRVPAPYLRFPG
- a CDS encoding ABC transporter ATP-binding protein, coding for MAGATTVDDVTVIVTESLSKRYPRVTALDRLSLDIAPGVTGLVGANGAGKSTLIKILLGLAPATEGTAHVLGLDVTKDGGAIRERVGYMPEHDCLPPDVSATEFVVHMARMSGLPPAAARERTADTLRHVGLYEERYRPIGGYSTGMKQRVKLAQALVHDPQLVFLDEPTNGLDPAGRDEMLGLIRRVHTDFGISVLVTSHLLGELERTCDHVVVIDGGALLRSSSTDEFTQVTASLAVEVTDTDAHPDGTAALRAALAAAGATVTTGAAGSESLASAGHLLYVEAAGEETYDLVRDTVAGLGLGLIRMEQRRHRIAEVFRDADAAHDTPATEGAPSAPYATQDGGAHDVA
- the htpX gene encoding zinc metalloprotease HtpX, which gives rise to MAQTRFAPDRGLTTRMVTTMFFIGLLYVVVVGVLVVLLKGAWVVVLLIAGALFIAQFWFSDRIAAFSMGAREVTPEQAPELHGAVDRLCALADMPKPRVAIAESDVPNAFATGRGQQNSLVCATTGLLRRLEPEELEGVLAHELSHVAHRDVAVMTIASFLGVLAGIITRAALWSGIGRNNRDQNAAIAVLIVTAVSVVVYAISFLLTRLLSRYRELSADRAAALLTGRPSALAAALTKVTGQIARIPTEDLRKAQPFNAFYFAPAFNKETFSRLLSSHPTLEQRLDQLARISAELGRA
- a CDS encoding carotenoid oxygenase family protein, with product MTTTPPTTATASTAPAPHMAGNFAPVKDEVTAYDLPVTGTIPPELTGWFLRNGPNPRDAASAHWFFGDGMVHGLRLEGGRAVSYRNRWVRTSTFEGEPTVDAQGRRNLAAGVANTHIVRHAGRTLALVESSLPYEIDCRPGHEMETLGAHDFGGRLTTAMTAHPKTCPTTGELHFFGYGGSTPPYLTYHRADASGELVISRPIDVPGHTMMHDFHLTAGHVIFMDLPVVHDRSRPGMPFAWDPEYGARLGVLRRDDPYGEVRWLPIDPCYVFHALNAHDEGDQRIVLYVSRYAEFGGRTPAHLWRWTIDLTTGMVAEEQLDDRFCEFPRVDDRLAGLPARFGHATTGELPGSGPIPGALLRYDLQTGAVVRHDFGPGRTPAEAVFAPADDRPGGPGWLITYVYDASTDTSDLVVLDTEDISAAPVATVHLPQRVPYGFHGNWLPDPVS